One genomic window of Nakamurella panacisegetis includes the following:
- a CDS encoding PPOX class F420-dependent oxidoreductase, whose translation MDIADAVAFITENDRAVLATRKRDDRLQMSPVSAGVIDGKIVISSRSHLAKVANLRRNAAVSVLVFTTGFFGPWVQVDGTAEIVEQPEALDLLDEVYRAIVGEHPDWADYRRAMIADRRVVIRITPQSASGQL comes from the coding sequence TCATCACCGAGAACGACCGCGCCGTGCTGGCGACGCGCAAGAGGGACGACCGGTTGCAGATGTCGCCGGTCAGCGCCGGCGTCATCGACGGCAAGATTGTCATCTCCAGCCGGAGTCATCTGGCCAAGGTGGCGAACCTTCGACGGAATGCGGCGGTCTCGGTGCTGGTCTTCACGACCGGCTTCTTCGGACCATGGGTCCAGGTCGACGGCACGGCCGAGATCGTCGAGCAACCGGAGGCGCTGGACCTGCTGGACGAGGTCTACCGGGCCATCGTCGGTGAGCACCCGGACTGGGCCGACTACCGGCGCGCGATGATCGCCGACCGCCGGGTCGTCATCCGCATCACCCCGCAGAGCGCATCCGGCCAGCTGTAG